The following are from one region of the Advenella mimigardefordensis DPN7 genome:
- a CDS encoding carbon-nitrogen hydrolase family protein, protein MQTNTSHSQLKVGVGQFAAVNEIEPNKKHIHTLVTQAAEQGVQLLVLPEASMCSFGSPLPQLRETAGNNSPAFIQYMQNLARDHNMHIVVGVLSLADQPGDERVTNQLLVLGNTGNVVLRYTKMHVYDAFNFKESDKVRPGSFTEENAELGLFDIQGFRVGLINCYDLRFPELARALIDQGADVLSVSAAWLAGPLKENHWEILLRARAIENTSYVLASGQTAPRNCGLSMIVDPLGMVLGTATNDPGLVVHTLSSQRITQVRELLPCLQNRRYQVSGLK, encoded by the coding sequence ATGCAAACCAATACAAGCCATTCACAACTGAAAGTAGGCGTCGGTCAGTTCGCCGCCGTCAACGAGATCGAACCCAATAAAAAACATATCCATACCCTGGTTACTCAGGCGGCAGAGCAGGGTGTGCAACTGCTGGTGCTGCCCGAGGCGTCCATGTGTTCTTTCGGCTCGCCGTTGCCGCAATTGCGCGAGACTGCCGGTAATAACTCACCGGCCTTTATTCAGTACATGCAGAATCTGGCGCGCGACCACAATATGCATATTGTTGTTGGCGTGCTAAGTCTGGCCGATCAGCCTGGCGATGAGAGAGTAACCAATCAACTGTTGGTCCTTGGTAACACCGGTAATGTGGTGCTGCGTTATACCAAAATGCATGTTTATGACGCTTTTAATTTCAAAGAATCGGACAAAGTGCGGCCTGGCAGTTTTACCGAAGAAAACGCTGAGCTGGGGCTGTTCGATATCCAGGGGTTTCGCGTTGGCCTGATCAATTGCTATGATCTGCGTTTTCCGGAGCTGGCTCGGGCGCTGATAGACCAGGGGGCCGATGTGCTGTCGGTGAGTGCGGCCTGGCTGGCCGGGCCGTTAAAGGAAAATCACTGGGAAATTTTATTGCGTGCTCGCGCCATTGAAAATACCAGCTATGTACTGGCCTCGGGGCAGACCGCACCGCGCAATTGCGGTCTGAGCATGATTGTAGACCCGCTGGGTATGGTGCTGGGAACGGCGACCAACGACCCGGGACTAGTGGTGCACACCCTGTCATCACAACGTATTACGCAAGTGCGCGAGTTGCTGCCATGTCTGCAGAATCGTCGCTATCAGGTATCAGGATTGAAATGA
- the pbpC gene encoding penicillin-binding protein 1C yields the protein MIAKPAVEPAAEAAERRRRCIKRVGLGLTALSVVVVAGLAVSIARLPVPAYEQVRSEYRSSYLTLLDRDGGVLERVRNDYHERRDNWTPLSEISIALVNAVLQSEDRRFYSHGGVDILALGGAVRDRLTRNSMRGSSTITMQLAGMLDADDGRNGRRTMTQKARQMMQALAMELHWSKPQILEAYLNLVPWRGELSGVSAAARSLFGKYPVGLDSREAAILAAMLRAPNATPEVIARRACGILKAQSQAQYCEHLESITEYQLSNTGSALQDDPFTASHFARRRLALGMPQQANLTTTIDGTLQRTAQAIVNRVVYEIRRSHANDAAAVVLDNRSGRILAYVGSSGDLATARYVDNAVALRQAGSTLKPFLYAQALEQRRITAASLLDDSAVNLSTGNGLYVPQNYDKQFGGWVSARTALASSLNIPAVRLLVMVTPDVFHQRLRELGLPLTQSGDYYGYSLALGSADVTLLSLTNAYRALANQGMYSDVNWDVGAAPPARRIMSEESAWLIGDILSDRQARARTFGLDSALSTPFWTAVKTGTSKDMRDNWTVGWSDKYTVGVWVGNSTGASMRQVSGVTGAGPVWHDIMRYLHRDDNSRQPARPAGLSERAITFENNLEAARKEYFLPGTEMARIALAASAPAPASGRMVIRTPTDGTIIALDPDIPADNQRLQLLSTTPAGGAHATVRWYIDGRFLSDANPVDWYPIPGNHLIEARDGKGQTQDRVRVNIRGAQLRQHLGQQP from the coding sequence ATGATTGCGAAGCCGGCCGTAGAGCCAGCTGCAGAGGCGGCCGAACGTCGGCGCCGCTGCATCAAAAGGGTGGGCCTGGGTCTGACCGCGCTGTCGGTGGTGGTCGTTGCCGGGCTGGCGGTTTCGATCGCCCGCCTGCCGGTGCCTGCGTACGAGCAAGTGCGTAGTGAGTACCGCTCGTCGTATCTCACCCTGCTTGATCGTGATGGGGGGGTGCTGGAACGGGTCCGTAATGACTATCATGAGCGGCGCGACAACTGGACCCCGCTGAGCGAGATCTCGATTGCGCTGGTGAACGCAGTGCTGCAGTCTGAAGACCGGCGCTTTTACAGCCATGGCGGCGTGGATATACTTGCCCTGGGCGGGGCAGTGCGCGATCGGCTTACCCGCAACAGTATGCGTGGCAGTTCAACCATCACCATGCAGCTGGCGGGTATGCTGGACGCTGACGATGGGCGTAATGGCCGGCGTACGATGACGCAAAAAGCCAGGCAGATGATGCAGGCACTGGCCATGGAGTTGCATTGGAGCAAACCGCAAATCCTTGAAGCCTATCTCAATCTAGTGCCCTGGCGCGGCGAATTGTCAGGGGTAAGTGCGGCGGCCCGCAGTCTTTTCGGTAAGTATCCCGTCGGCCTGGATAGTCGTGAAGCGGCGATCCTTGCGGCCATGCTGCGTGCTCCAAATGCTACACCAGAGGTGATTGCACGCCGGGCTTGCGGGATTTTGAAGGCGCAATCACAAGCGCAATATTGTGAACATCTGGAAAGTATCACTGAATATCAATTGAGCAATACGGGCAGTGCGCTGCAGGACGATCCTTTTACCGCGTCCCATTTTGCAAGACGCCGGCTGGCATTGGGCATGCCGCAGCAGGCGAATCTGACCACGACCATTGATGGCACGCTACAGCGTACGGCGCAAGCGATTGTCAATCGGGTGGTATATGAGATTCGCCGCAGTCATGCCAACGACGCAGCCGCCGTCGTGCTGGACAATCGTAGCGGTCGTATTTTGGCTTACGTGGGCTCATCCGGCGATCTGGCAACCGCCCGTTACGTGGATAACGCAGTTGCCTTGCGCCAGGCCGGTTCCACGCTTAAGCCGTTCCTGTATGCCCAGGCACTGGAGCAGCGACGCATCACGGCCGCCTCTCTGCTCGATGACAGTGCAGTGAATCTGTCTACCGGCAATGGCCTGTATGTGCCGCAAAACTATGACAAGCAGTTTGGCGGCTGGGTCAGCGCCCGTACGGCGCTTGCTTCATCGCTGAATATACCGGCAGTGCGCCTGTTGGTGATGGTGACGCCTGATGTGTTTCATCAGCGCTTACGTGAACTGGGTTTACCCCTGACGCAATCGGGTGACTACTACGGCTACAGTCTTGCCCTGGGCAGCGCCGATGTGACGTTGCTGTCTTTGACCAATGCGTATCGGGCGCTGGCCAATCAGGGGATGTACAGCGACGTTAATTGGGATGTGGGCGCAGCGCCACCTGCTCGCCGGATCATGAGTGAGGAGAGCGCCTGGCTGATTGGTGATATTCTGTCGGATCGTCAGGCCCGGGCCCGCACCTTTGGCCTGGACAGTGCCTTATCTACGCCTTTCTGGACGGCCGTAAAAACCGGTACCAGCAAGGATATGCGCGATAACTGGACGGTGGGCTGGTCTGACAAATACACCGTGGGCGTCTGGGTGGGCAACAGTACCGGTGCCAGCATGCGGCAGGTGAGCGGTGTGACCGGAGCCGGGCCCGTATGGCATGACATCATGCGGTATTTGCATCGGGATGACAACAGTCGTCAGCCAGCCCGGCCAGCCGGGTTGAGCGAGCGCGCTATTACATTTGAAAATAATCTGGAAGCGGCCCGCAAGGAATATTTTCTGCCGGGCACCGAAATGGCGCGTATCGCGCTGGCTGCATCGGCCCCTGCGCCGGCTTCCGGGCGTATGGTGATTCGCACGCCAACCGACGGCACCATTATTGCGCTTGATCCTGATATCCCGGCGGACAACCAGCGGCTGCAGTTATTGAGCACGACACCGGCGGGTGGCGCACATGCCACTGTGCGCTGGTATATCGACGGACGGTTTCTGAGTGACGCCAATCCCGTTGACTGGTATCCCATACCGGGCAATCACCTGATTGAAGCGCGTGACGGCAAAGGCCAGACGCAGGACCGCGTGCGCGTCAATATACGCGGTGCGCAGTTGCGACAGCATCTGGGGCAACAGCCGTAA